In the Chromobacterium sp. ATCC 53434 genome, GCCGACAAGCTGCACGCCGATCTGCTGGCCAGCGGCGTCGACGTGCTGCTCGACGACCGCGGCGAGCGTCCGGGCGCGATGTTCGCCGACTGGGAGCTGATCGGCGCGCCGCACCGCGTCACCATCGGCGACCGCGGCCTGAAGGAAGGCAAGGTCGAGTACCAGCACCGCCGCGACAGCGAAGCCACCGCCGTCGCCGCCGATGCTATTCTGGAGCATGTCCTCTCCAAGCTGGCCTGATGAAGACTAGCCTCCTCCTCCCGCTGTCGTTGTGCTGGGTGCTGGCGCCTGCGCCGGCATGGGCCGGCGCGCAGAAGGAGGAGGCGCTGTCGGCCAATGTCGCCACGGCGATGAGCCGTTCGATCTCCGACGTCAACGCGCCCAGGCTGGTGTTCGACGACGCGCGCGTCGGCCAGGCCTGGCTCGCCGAGATGTCGTCGCGGCTGCAGAAGCGCATTCCCGACCCGTGGGTGCGCGAGCGCCTGCTGACCGCGATCCAGTACGAAGCCGTCCGCGCCGGGCTCGATCCGCAGCTGGTGCTGGGCCTGATCCAGGTGGAGAGCGGCTTCAACAAATACGCCGTCTCCGGCGCCGGCGCGCGCGGCCTGATGCAGGTGATGCCGTTCTGGCCGCGCCATATCGGCACGGCGCAACACAATCTGTTCGATCTTTCCACCAATCTGCGCTACGGCTGCACCATCTTGCGCTACTACCTCGATATCGAGCGCGGCAATCTGTTCCGCGCGCTGGGCCGCTACAACGGCAGCCTGGGGCGCTCCGAATATCCCGATCTGGTCATGGGCGCCTGGCATCGCCGCTGGGCATGGACCCCGCCAGCGCTGAGAGTGGCCGGCGACGCGCCGTTGCGCGCGCGCTGAGCCGGTCCCGTCCGACGGCGCCCCGATGCTGCCCACCACCGCCACAGCCCCGTTTTGTCCGGCCGAGGTCAACGGCAGCATACGGATAGACGCCGGGGCCTCTTTCGGCAGCCGGTTGCGCCGCTTCGCCGGACCGGGCCTCTTGGTGGCGGTCGGCTATATGGACCCCGGCAACTGGGCCACCGACATCGAGGCCGGCTCGCGCTTCGGTTATCAGCTGTTGTGGGTGGTGATGCTGTCGGGACTGGCCGCGATGCTGCTGCAGATGTTGGCGGCGCGGTTGGGACTGGTCACCGGCCTGGACCTGGCGCAGGCCAGCGCCCGTCGCTACGGCCGCGCCGGCCGGCTGCTTCACTGGCTCAGCGCCGAGGTGTCCATCGTCGCCTGCGACGTGGCCGAGGTGCTGGGCTGCGCCTTGGCCTTCAAGCTGCTGTTCGGCGTGCCGCTGGCCTGGGGCGTGGGCTTGACCGCTTTCGACACTCTGATCGTGCTGGGGCTGAAGGGGCGCGGTTTTCGCCAGCTGGAAGCCATCGTGCTGGGGCTGGTCGCCACCATCGCGTTATGCTTCCTGGCGCAACTGGCGTTGCTGGACACCCGTTGGTCGGCGGTGGCGGCGGGCCTGGCGCCGACCCTGCCGACGCCGGGCATGGACAAGGCCGTCTTGCTGGCGCTCGGCATCGTCGGCGCCACCATCATGCCGCACAATCTGTATCTGCATTCATCCGTGGTGCAGACGCGGCGCGTCGACGGGGATGACGGCGTCGGACAGGCGCTGTTCTTGTGCCGCATCGACACCATCGCCTCGCTGCTGCTGGCGATGCTGGTCAACGGCGCCATTCTGGTGCTGGCCGGCAGCGCCTTTCACGCCGCCGGGCATACCGCGGTGGCCGACATCGCCGAGGCCCACCAGCTGATTCGGCCGCTGGCCGGTTCGATGGCGGCGCTGCTGTTCGGCATCGCGCTGCTGGCGGCCGGGCAGAGCGCGACGCTGACCGGCACCGTGGCCGGCCAGGTGATCATGGATGGTTTTCTCGGCATACGCATTCCGTGCTATCAGCGACGGCTGATCACGCGCGCGCTGGCCTTGTTGCCGGCGCTGGCCGGCATCGTCTGGCAGGGGGAGTCGGCGGTCGGGCCGATGCTGGTGTGGAGCCAGGTGGTGCTGGGCCTGCAACTGCCGCTGGCGATGTGGCCGCTGCTGAGGCTCAGCGGCGACGCGGCGCTGATGGGCGAGCATGCGCCGCCGCGCTGGATGCTGGCCGGCGGCTGGGGCCTGTTTGGCCTGGTATTGGCCGCCAATCTGGCGCTGCTGCTGGGATGAGCAGCCGGCAAAACGCCCGATGCGGCGTTGCGCCTCCTTGCCGTGCGATGGGCACTGTCCACGTCGGCGCGCCTTGCCTCGGACGTTTTGCCGATTGCTCGAAGAGTCTGGGGGAGGAGGCCGATGCGGCGTTGCGCCTCCTTGCCGTGCGATGGGCACTGTCCGCGTCGGCGCGCCTTGCCTCGGGCGTTTTGCCGATTGCTCGAAGAGTCTGGGGGAGGAGGCCGATGCGGCGTTGCGCCTCCTTGCCGTGCGATGGGCACTGTCCGCGTCGGCACGTCTTGCCTCGGACGTTTTGCCTTCTTAGTTGTGCGATGGGCAAGACAAAGGCCGCCCTCGGGCGGCCTGTCTGCCGGATCAGTCTTCCTGCGACTGCAGCATCTTTTTCAGCAGCCGCGCCAGCGTGCGGCGCTCGTCCACGTCCAGCATGTCCATCAGCTCCGCCTCGGCGGCCAGATGGTGGCCGGCGGCGTCTTCTATCACCTGGAAACCCTTGGCCGTCAGCGTGACGATGACGCCGCGGCGGTCGTCGGGGTCGGGAGAGCGGCTGACCAGCCCGGCTTCTTCCAGCCGATTGATGCGGTTGGTCAGCGCGCCGGACGAGATCAGCACCATGCCCTGCAGCTGATTCGGCGACAACTGGAACGGCTCGCCGCCGCGGCGCAGCGCCGCCAACACGTCGAATTCGCCGACGTTCAGACTGTGGCGGGCCAGGTCCTGCAGTACCCGGCGGGTGATGAAGTATTCCATCCGCACGATGCGGCCGATGACTTCGGTGGCGGAGGTGTCGAGGTCGGGACGGACCTCGTTCCACAGGGCGACGATACGGTCGATCTGGTCTGGTGCTTGCTGCATGCTGCTGGTTCCTGATCCAAAAAGATAAACGCGGCAAACTCGGTCGGGCGCAAGAGTATCACGACTTCAAAATATACTATCTTCATTTAAAGACAACTGCTAACTGGTCGAATGGCCGCGTCCGGTTTCGCCGCCGGAAGCGGGCGCGCTTGCCGCTGAAACGGAACGAGGGTATATTTACACGTAAAGATTCTTTATGTGAAGATAAATGCCGGAGAGCGAGTTCCGGCGCGGGAGAGGAATTTGAAGACTGCGGTACGCGGCGATGTGCTGACTTTCCGGGGCAATCCGTTCCGGGACGCCGAGCGGGATTGCCTGGCTTTCCAGCGCGACGCGCTGGTGGTGATGGAGAACGGCCGCATCGCGGCGTGCGGGCCGGCGGCCGAGCTGCTGCCGTCGCTGCCGGAGGGCGCGCGCGTCGAGCATTATGCCGACCATCTGATCGTGCCCGGCTTCATCGACTGCCACGTCCACTACCCGCAGACCGAGATGATGGCGGCCTTCGGCGAACAACTACTGGACTGGCTGAACCATTACACCTTCGTCACCGAGCAAGGCTTCGCCGACGCGGACCATGCCCGCGAGGTGGCGCGGGTCTTCCTCGGCGAGCAGCTGCGCAACGGCGTTACCACCGGCTGCGTGTTCGGCACTGTTCACGGCGTCTCGGTCGACGCGCTGTTCGAGGAGGCGTCGCGGCATAATCTGCGCGTCCTGGCCGGCAAGGTGTGCATGGACCGCCACGCGCCGGAGGCCTTGCTGGACACGCCGCTGGTCGGCTACGAGGCGTCGCGCGCGCTGATCGAGCGCTGGCACGGCAAGGGTCGCGCCGAATACGTGATCACGCCGCGTTTCGCGCCGACCTCAAGCCATGGCCAGCTTGAGATGCTGGGCGCGCTGGCGGCCGAATTTCCCGACGTCGCCATCCAGTCCCACATCTCGGAGAACCTGGACGAGATCGCCTGGGTCAGGCAACTGTTCCCCGGCTGCCGCGACTACGCCGCCGTCTATCAGCGCTACGGCCTGCTGCGTCCGCGCGCGATCTACGGTCATGGCGTCCATCTGAGCGACGAGGAGCTGGCCGTCTTCCACGACAGCGGCGCGTCGCTGGCGCATTGCCCGACGTCCAACTTCTTCCTCGGTTCCGGCAGTCTGGACCTGCGCCGCTGCGTGGCCGGCGACAAGCCGGTCGCGCTCGGCCTCGGCACCGATCTCGGCGCCGGCACCAGTTTCTCGATGCTGCAGACGATGAACGCCGCCTATATGGCGTCGCAGACCCACGGGCGGCCGTTGACGGCGGCCCAGGCCTTCTATCTGGCCACCCGCGGCGGCGCCGAGGCGCTGGGCATCGCCGACAAGGTCGGCAGCGTGGAGGCCGGCATGGAGGCCGACCTGGCGGTGCTGGACCTGCGTTCGACGCCGCTGCTGGATTTCCGCATGCGCCATGTCCGCGACCTGTCCGAGGCGCTGTTCGTGCAGATGATGCTCGGCGACGATCGCGCGATCGCCGCCACCTATGCCGCCGGCGCGGCGGTGTACCGGCGCGGGGAGCGCGCTTGAATCAGGGCTGTGGGTAAGTTTTGAAATAGACGGCGGCTGTGGATAAGATCGCGGCCGCGCGTTTTCACCGGCATCTGGCCGCGCGGAGAGGGCGGTCCGGCCGCCGTCGCCGCCGCTTTATTTGCCGCCGCGCGGCGGTTTGGGCAGCAGCACCAGCCGGGTGCCGGCCAGCCGGTCGTGCAGGTGGCGGCGGTCCTTGTCGTAATAGCGGGCCAGGAAGGGCAGCAGCCACCAGACCAGCGCCAGCCATTTGACGGCCGGATGATCGCCGTAGCTGCGCTGCCAGCCGAGATAGGACACCACCGGCAGGCCGACGAACAGCATCGCCGCGACGGCGAAGCGCATCAGCGCCTGCTGCCAGTTCAACAGCTGGCCGTCGGCGGTCACCAGGCGGATGTGCCAGGTCTTCATCGCCGCGGTCTGTCCGCTGCGGGTCCAGCAATAGCCGAAATAGGCGAACAGCACGCCGGCGGCGGTCAGCTGGATCAGCGTGTGCAGCAGCGCCGAGTCCTGGCCCAGCGCCAGTTGCAGCGGCGTGATCGCGGCGCTGGTGATCAGCAGCATCGCGACGATCAGCAGCGATTCGTAGAACAGGCTGGCCAGGCAGCGGGCCAGGCTTGGGGAGGCGGTTTCTGTCATTGGGCGTTCGAGGCCTCGGGTGTCTGCGCGCGCAGGCGCCGCATCACTTGTTCGCGCTGAGCGGGCGGCAGCTGCTGCAGTTTCTGCCAGTTGGCGCGGATTTCGCGCCGCTGCTGCTGGCTCAGCTCGGACCAGGTCTTCAGCTTGCGCTGCACCCGCTGGCGCTGTTCCGCCGGCAGGCCGGAGAGCCGCGGCACGATGGCCAGCAGGTTCTGTTTCTTGTCCGGCGCGTAGCGATTCCATTCCGGCGCCAGCGGCGCCAACACCTGTTGCTGCTCGACGCCGAGCTGGTCCCAGCGCGGGTCGGACGGCGGCGCGGCGAGGACGGCCGGCGCCGGCAGGGCGGCCAGGCACAGCAGGGCGGCCGGCAGCATCCTATTCATGCAGGCTCCGGCTGAAATGCGGCTCCAGCAGCGAGTCCAGCGGCAGGTCCTGCGACAGCACCGCGGCGTCTATCGATTCGGATTCGGCCAGCAGCCCCTCGGCCAGCATCAGGCCGACGGCGGTCAGCGCGGCGAAGCCCAGCGCCGCGCTGCCGCGCTTCAGCAGCACGATATGGCGCTGCGCCCACAGGGCCAGCTTCTCGTGCAGGCCGATGGGCTCGGCGGCGCGCATCTCGAAGCGCTCCATCGCGCGTCGGCGGGCGGCTTGCAGCCGCGCGGCCTGGCTCGGGGTCGGGTGGGAATGGGGATTGTCCAGAATGCGGGCGATATGGGTCGGCAAATGGTCGCCCTGGCTATCATTGGCGTGTTTCACAGCAGTACTCCCTTTTGCGCAAGAATGGCCGCCAGGGTGTGGTTGGCGCGCGAGCAGTGCGTTTTCACGCTGCCCTCCGAGCAGCCCATCACCAGGGCGGTTTCGGCAACGTCCAGACCCTCCCAGTAACGCAGCAGAAAGGCCTCGCGTTGACGGGCCGGCAGCAGCTGCAGCGACGCGTCTATCATCTCGGCCACTTCCTTGCGCTGGTACCATTTTTCCGGATTGGTGTGCGCCTCGTCGGCGGCGACGTCCAGCGTCTCCAGCGGATCCGGGCTGTCGTCCTCGGCGTGGGTGGGAATCAGCGACGACAACAGCGTGCTGACGAAGCTGCGCACCTTGCTGCGCCGGTAATGGTCGCGGATGGTGTTCTGCAGGATGCGCTGGAAGATCAGCGGCAGCTCTTCGGCCGGCGCGTGGGCGTAGCGATCGGCCAGCTTCATCATCGAGTCCTGGACGATATCCAGCGCGTTGTCTTCGTGCCGCACCGCGTACAGCGCCTGTTTGAAG is a window encoding:
- a CDS encoding lytic transglycosylase domain-containing protein; the encoded protein is MKTSLLLPLSLCWVLAPAPAWAGAQKEEALSANVATAMSRSISDVNAPRLVFDDARVGQAWLAEMSSRLQKRIPDPWVRERLLTAIQYEAVRAGLDPQLVLGLIQVESGFNKYAVSGAGARGLMQVMPFWPRHIGTAQHNLFDLSTNLRYGCTILRYYLDIERGNLFRALGRYNGSLGRSEYPDLVMGAWHRRWAWTPPALRVAGDAPLRAR
- a CDS encoding Nramp family divalent metal transporter gives rise to the protein MLPTTATAPFCPAEVNGSIRIDAGASFGSRLRRFAGPGLLVAVGYMDPGNWATDIEAGSRFGYQLLWVVMLSGLAAMLLQMLAARLGLVTGLDLAQASARRYGRAGRLLHWLSAEVSIVACDVAEVLGCALAFKLLFGVPLAWGVGLTAFDTLIVLGLKGRGFRQLEAIVLGLVATIALCFLAQLALLDTRWSAVAAGLAPTLPTPGMDKAVLLALGIVGATIMPHNLYLHSSVVQTRRVDGDDGVGQALFLCRIDTIASLLLAMLVNGAILVLAGSAFHAAGHTAVADIAEAHQLIRPLAGSMAALLFGIALLAAGQSATLTGTVAGQVIMDGFLGIRIPCYQRRLITRALALLPALAGIVWQGESAVGPMLVWSQVVLGLQLPLAMWPLLRLSGDAALMGEHAPPRWMLAGGWGLFGLVLAANLALLLG
- a CDS encoding MarR family winged helix-turn-helix transcriptional regulator — translated: MQQAPDQIDRIVALWNEVRPDLDTSATEVIGRIVRMEYFITRRVLQDLARHSLNVGEFDVLAALRRGGEPFQLSPNQLQGMVLISSGALTNRINRLEEAGLVSRSPDPDDRRGVIVTLTAKGFQVIEDAAGHHLAAEAELMDMLDVDERRTLARLLKKMLQSQED
- the guaD gene encoding guanine deaminase, whose protein sequence is MKTAVRGDVLTFRGNPFRDAERDCLAFQRDALVVMENGRIAACGPAAELLPSLPEGARVEHYADHLIVPGFIDCHVHYPQTEMMAAFGEQLLDWLNHYTFVTEQGFADADHAREVARVFLGEQLRNGVTTGCVFGTVHGVSVDALFEEASRHNLRVLAGKVCMDRHAPEALLDTPLVGYEASRALIERWHGKGRAEYVITPRFAPTSSHGQLEMLGALAAEFPDVAIQSHISENLDEIAWVRQLFPGCRDYAAVYQRYGLLRPRAIYGHGVHLSDEELAVFHDSGASLAHCPTSNFFLGSGSLDLRRCVAGDKPVALGLGTDLGAGTSFSMLQTMNAAYMASQTHGRPLTAAQAFYLATRGGAEALGIADKVGSVEAGMEADLAVLDLRSTPLLDFRMRHVRDLSEALFVQMMLGDDRAIAATYAAGAAVYRRGERA
- a CDS encoding RDD family protein, with product MTETASPSLARCLASLFYESLLIVAMLLITSAAITPLQLALGQDSALLHTLIQLTAAGVLFAYFGYCWTRSGQTAAMKTWHIRLVTADGQLLNWQQALMRFAVAAMLFVGLPVVSYLGWQRSYGDHPAVKWLALVWWLLPFLARYYDKDRRHLHDRLAGTRLVLLPKPPRGGK
- a CDS encoding DUF3106 domain-containing protein; this encodes MNRMLPAALLCLAALPAPAVLAAPPSDPRWDQLGVEQQQVLAPLAPEWNRYAPDKKQNLLAIVPRLSGLPAEQRQRVQRKLKTWSELSQQQRREIRANWQKLQQLPPAQREQVMRRLRAQTPEASNAQ
- a CDS encoding DUF3619 family protein; the encoded protein is MKHANDSQGDHLPTHIARILDNPHSHPTPSQAARLQAARRRAMERFEMRAAEPIGLHEKLALWAQRHIVLLKRGSAALGFAALTAVGLMLAEGLLAESESIDAAVLSQDLPLDSLLEPHFSRSLHE
- a CDS encoding RNA polymerase sigma factor — encoded protein: MASRKEMADFLESVEKRAFKQALYAVRHEDNALDIVQDSMMKLADRYAHAPAEELPLIFQRILQNTIRDHYRRSKVRSFVSTLLSSLIPTHAEDDSPDPLETLDVAADEAHTNPEKWYQRKEVAEMIDASLQLLPARQREAFLLRYWEGLDVAETALVMGCSEGSVKTHCSRANHTLAAILAQKGVLL